The DNA window CAGTTCTATCCCGCGCTGCATGACCGTCGCGTCGCCGGCCGGGTGCGGGGCGACCTTCAGCCCGTACCGCGGCTGGAGGGTCCGCACGTCCGGTCCGTGGAGGTACGCCGGGTTCTCCCGGGATACCAGTACGGTGCGGGCGGCCGGCGGGCGAAGCCCGGATGAACCGGGGCGGGCGTCCCCCGGGCGTGGGTTTGGCCGGCGGGTCTCCGGGCACGCAGGACGATCCGGAAACCTGCGAGGTGATGGACGTGCGTGAGGACGACAGGATGCGGGAGTCCGCCCGCAAGGCCGAGGACCGGATCGCCCGCGGCGTGTACGGCGCGGGAGCGATCGACGAGGTCACCGTCCCGCCGACCGACGAGCTACGGGTCATCCAGGAGGAGGACCCGTACGACCCGGCGCATCAGCCGGTGGACCAGGGGACGCTACGCGACGGCGGGCCCACACGCGGGCAGGGCGCGGTCACCACGACCGGCGGCACGGCCGGCCCGGCGAGCACCCGGCGGCTGGCCCGGCAGCCGGAGCGGCACCGGGGGAAGGTGGCGCCGACCACCACCGGGGACGCCACGACCGGCGGCCTGAGCACGCCAGCGGGCGGCTCCACCAGCGACAAGTCGAGCACCGGCGGCCAGGTGGGCAACTTCACCGACGAGTGAGGCCCCGGCGGCGATCGTGGACCGTCCACGATCGCCGCCAGCCCCGATCGGCGCGCGGTTGGTCACCGGCGGGGCGTCGACCAAGCGGGCCGGCGGCGGCCTCAGCCGGCGCGGAGCACGCCGAGGCGCTGGGTGGCGCGGGTGAGGGCCACGTACAGATCGCTGTGCCCGCGCGGCGACTCGGCCACGATGCGTTCCGGGTCGGCCACCAGGACGGAGTCGAACTCCAGCCCCTTGGCCTGCCCGACGGTGAGCACCACCACCCGGCTCTCCAACTCGGGTTGCTCGCCGACCGCCGCCTCCGGCAGCGTCGCCACGACGGCGGCGCCCAGCTCGTCGACCCGGCCCGCCGGCACGATCACCCCGAGGCGGCCGTCGGTCAGCGCGGCGGCCTCGGCCACCGCGGCGTCGGTCAGCGCGGCGGCCAGCCGGCCGGCCGGCACCGTACGGTCCCAGGGCGGCACCCCGCTCTCCCGCACCGAGCGCGGCGGGCTCAGGTGCGGGTCGATCTCGGCCAGCACCCGGGCCGCCACCGCCATGATCTCGGCGGGGGTGCGGTAACTGACGGTCAGCTCCTCCAGCCGCCAGCGCTGCGCCACGTACGGCTCCAGCGCGTCCGCCCAGGAGCCGGTGCCCGCCAGCGCCCCGGTCTGCGCCACGTCCCCGACGATCGTCATCGACCGGCTCGGGCACCGGCGCATCAGCAGCCGCCAGGCCATCGGCGACAGCTCCTGCGCCTCGTCGACGATGACGTGCCCGAACGCCCAGCGCCGGTCGGCGGCGGCCCGCTGGGCGGTGGTCAGCCGGTCGCCCTCCTCCTGGCGTTCCAGCAGCCGGTCGGCGTCCAGCAGGTCGGTGACGCCGAGGATCTCGCCGCCGTCCGCCTCGTCCTCCACGTCGATGGAGCGGGAACCACGGGCGATCTCCAGCACGCCCTCGGCGTACTCGCGCTGGAGGGCACGGACGCGGGCCCGGCGCGCCTCGGCGGCCCGCTCGTCCTCGCCGAGCAGCTCGGCGGCCTCGTCCAGCAGCGGCACGTCGGCCGGGGTCCAGCCGCCGCCCGGCGCGCGGTGCAGCAGGGCCCGCTCGGCGTCGGTCAACCCGGGCGCGGCGACGGCGATCCGGGCCGGGTCGGCGTACAGGTCGGCGAGCAGGCGCTGCGGGGTGAGCACCGGCCAGAGCTGGTCCAGGGTGGCGCGGACCTCGGCCTCCTCGCGCAGCTCGCGGCGGATCTCCGCGCGGTCGGCCTCCTCCAGCAGGTTCTCCCCGCCCAGCGGGTCGGCGCCGATCCGCTCGGCGACCTGGTCGGCGAGCGCGTGCACGATCTCGACGTCGAACAGGGCACGGGCCAGGTTGTGCGGCCGGCCCGCGCGGCGGACCCGGTCCCGGGCCGCCCGTACGGTCTCCGGGTCCAGCCGCAGCACCTCCCGCTCGACCTCGATCTCCAGCGGCTCGTCGGGCACCCACTGCCGGTCCCGCACGGCCGCCGCCAGCACCTCGGCCAGCTCCGCCCGCCCCTTGAGGGCGGCGACCTCCGCCGGCTCCGCGCGCCGGGCGTTCACCCCGGGGAACAGGTCGCCCTGGGTACGCAGCAGCACGCCGGTCTCGGCCAGCGCCGGGAGCACCTGCGAGATGTAGCGCAGGAACGTCTCGTTCGGGCCGACCAGCAGCACGCCCCGGCTGGACAGCACCTGGCGGTGGGTGTAGAGCAGGTACGCCGCGCGGTGCAGCGCGACGGCGGTCTTCCCGGTGCCCGGGCCGCCCTGGACCACCAGCACCCCGGGCAGGTCGGCGCGGATGATGCGGTCCTGCTCGGCCTGGATGGTCTCGACGATGTCGCGCATCCGGCCGGTGCGGCCGGCGTTGAGCGCGGCGAGCAGGGACGCCTCGCCGGTCAGCTCCTCGTGCGCGGTGGGGGAGGCGGCGGCCAGGTCGAGCACCTCGTCGTTGACCGCGGTCACCTTCCGCTGCCGGGTACGCAGGTGCCGGCGCCGCCGTAGGCCCTGCGGGTTGGCGGCGGTGGCCAGGTAGAAGGCTCGGGCGGCGGGGGCCCGCCAGTCCATCAGCAGCGGGTCGTAGTCGCCGCCGGTGTCGAAGATCCCGATCCGGCCGACGTAGCGGCGGGCGCCGTCGTCGGTGTCCAGCCGGCCGAAGCAGAGCCCGTTCTCCACCGCCGAGTACTGCTCGACCTGTTCGGCGTACATCCGGACGGTGTCGTCGCGCTGGGACTGCGCCTGCCTGGTGCCGCCGGTGGCGCGCAGTTCCGCGGTGAGCCGCTCGGCGGCCTGCTCCCGCATTCCGTCGAGCCGCGCGTAGAGCATGGAGACGTACTCCTGCTCGTGGCCGATCTCGTCGTCGTGCCGCAGCTCGCCGGGACCGTCCGAGTGCCTTGACAAGCCTTCTCCCTAGTGATTAGAATTGCTTGGGAACGGCATTATTCGCCGTTCTTTTTTTGTGCCTGAATTGCAGAAGATACCGCGCGTCGACCCCTTCCACCAAGCAATCCGGGCGGGGCACGCCGCCGGGTCGGGGAACGGGGGTCGCGGGTTGCTGCTGGGTGCCGGTCAACGGATCGTCTTCATCGGGGACAGCATCACCGACTGCGGTCGCCGCGACGGCGCCGCCCCGTACGGCGACGGCTATGTCAGCCTGGTCCACGCCTTCGTCACCGCCCGGCACCCGGAGCTGGGGTTGACCTGGGTCAACCGGGGGATCAGCGGGAACACCGTCCGGGACCTGGCGGCCCGCTGGGAGTCCGACGCGATCGGCGAGCGCCCCGACTGGCTGTCCGTGATGATCGGGATCAACGACATCTGGCGGGCGTTCACCCCGGGTCGGGGGGCCGAGGCGGTGCCGATCGACGAGTACGAGCGGACGTTGCGCGTCCTGCTCCGCCGGGCCGTGGACGCGACGGGCTGCCGGTTGGTGCTCGCCGACCCGTTCCTCATCGAACCGGACGTCGACGAGCCGCAGCGCGCGCAGACCGACCGGTACGCGGCCGTGGTCGCCGCCCTGGCCAAGGACTTCGAGGCCGTGCATGTGCCCACCCAGGCGGCCTTCGACCGGGTGTTGGCGCACACCCCGCCCGGCCACTGGGCCCCAGACCGGGTCCACCCGGCCCTGCCCGGCCACGCGGTCATCGCCGACGCCTTCCTGTCCACCCTAACCCCCTAACCGCCCCCCGCCCCGCCCCGCCCCCGCCCCCCGCCCCCGCCCCCGCCCCCCGCCCCCGCCCCCCGCGCCCCCCGCCCCCCGCCCTCCCGCCCCCCGCCCCCGCGATCTTGCACTTTCGGCCCCGACAAACCGGGCGAACAGCTCATATCGAGGGCAGAAAGTGCAAGATCGCGGGGAACAGGGGCGGGGGCGGGGGGCGGGCGGTCGGTCAGCGGCGGCGGGTGCAGATCTGGTCGGTCTGGCCGACCGTGTCGACCGACCAGACGACGGCGACCGTGAAGCAGTAGTCGTCGCTGCCGTTCAGGCCGTAGACCAGGTAGCTCGTGCTGCCCGCCGGCAGGGTCTCGAACGCGCGCGGCTGCTGCCCCGACGGGCCGCCCGCGATCACCACCGGCCCGCTCGCCCCGGGCGGGTACGTCCAACGCAGCGCGATGTTGTCCCGGTTGTCCCGCAGGGTGATCCCGCCGGGAGGCGTGCCCGGCGAGGCGGCGGCCTGCGGGCTGCCTGTCGGGCCGGGATTCGGCGCCGAGCCCGACGGCCGGGGCCTGCCGGAGCGGTCGCCGACGGCCCCGGACCGGTTCGCGGGCTGTCGACCCGGGCGACCCCGGCGACCACCGCCGCCGTGCCGAGCACCACCACGGCCACGCCGCCGACCAGCACGAGCGGGGTGAGTCGGCGCGGGGGCGGCGCGGGCGGGCGGGGGACCAGCACCGGGAGCAGCCGCGACGGCTCCGGCGGAGCCGCGGACGGGCGCACGGCCCGTACCCCCGTGCGCTCCGCGGCGCCGCCGGTCGGGGGCTGCCCGCCCCTGGCGGCAAGGCCGACCACCCCGGGCGGCACCGCCCCCTCCGCGGGCCACCCGGGCCGGGACGCCCACCGGTCGTCGTCCGGCGCGTCGGGGCCATCCGGTGCGCCGTGCCGCCGCAGCCACGGGTCGCCGTCCTCGGCCGGCGCCGGGGCCTCCGGTGCGTCGTGCCGCCGCAGCCACGCGTCGTCGCCCCCGACGGCCGACGGGTCGTGCGCCGGCGGCCACGCGTCGTTGTCCCGCTCGGGCGTCGGATCGCCGGGCGTCGCCGGTGACCGCGGCCACGCCTCGTCGTCCCAGGCCGGCGCCGAGCCGTCGGGTGCCGGGTGCGACCGCGGCCACGCCTCGTCGTCCTGCCCGGTGGCCGGGTCGTCCGGGTCGGTGTGCCGCCCGAGCCGCGCGTCGTCCTCGCCGGTCCCGGGCGGGTCGTCCGCGCCGCCGTGCCCCGCCGAGGCCTCCGGGGGCAGGCGGGGCGTGGGGACTCCGGGCGGGTGCGGGTCGTCGTCCGCCGGCCACGTCGGCTGGTACGTCGGCGGTCCCTCGGCCGGCGGCGGCACCCGGGCCGCCGGCACCACGGGCGGTTCGCGCTCCGGCGGTACGGGCGGCGCCTCCGTTTCGGCCGGCCCGGGCCCGGCGCACACGTGGGCGGGGTTGGCCGCCGCCCGGGCCAGGGCCGACACCTGCACCGCGAGCGGGTCGTCCGGGGCGAGGTGCCGCCGGCACAGCTCCCGGGCCAGGGCCAGGTTGTCGTGCGCCTCGGCGAACTCGCCGCAGTCGCGCCGCATCGACCCGAGCCGGGCCAGCATCTTGATCCCGCTGGGGTGCCCGTCGCCGTACACCTCGCGGTGCAGCTCCCAGGCGTCCTGCAGGCGATCCCGGGCCACCCGGCACTGGCCCCGGGCGTACTCCACGGTGGCCAGGTCGGCGTGGGCGGCGAGCACCCGCAGCGACTCCGGCCCGTCCGACGCGGTCAGCTCGATGATGACGTCGGCGTAGAGCCGGGCGGCGCGAGCGTAGCTGCCGACCCGGTGCAGCACCGCTGCCAGGGTCGCCGCCGCCGACACCGTACGCGGGTCGGCCCGCCCGTGCAGGCGGGTCGCCGCCGCGTACGCGAAGGCGGCCCAGCCCCGTGCGGAGTGCGGCTCGCCGAGCGCGACCAGGACCCGGGCCTGGAGCCCGGCGGCGTCGGCCAGCTCGGGCGAGGCGCGCTCGGGGCGCGGGTCGGCGTCGCTGAGCGCGTCGGAGAGCAGCTGCTGCGCGCCGGCGAGGTCGCCGGCGGACACCAGGTGGCTCGCCTGGACAGTCAGATCACCGAAGCCGGAGGGCACGCCCCATCGTGGCCGTCCCGCGACGATAAGTACAAGACCCGGACGATCGCGATTCGGTCGTCAACCGGTCAGGTGGTCCACCATGGTCTCGCTGATTCGGCGCAGCTGGTCGACCTGGGCCGGGCTGAGCGCGTCGAACAGGTGCCGGCGTACCCCCTCGACGTGGCCGGGCGCGGCGGCGGCGAGCGCGGCGAAGCCGGCGTCGGTCAGTACGGCCACCTGCCCGCGCCGGTCGGTCGGACACGCCTCGCGCCGGACCCACCCGGACGCCTCCAGCCGGGTCGCCGCGTGCGAGAGCCGGCTGCGCGAGGAGCCGGTGGCGTCGGCGAGCTCGCTCATCCGCAGGCGCCGCCCGGGCGCCTCGGAGAGGCGGACCAGGACCTCGTAGTACGCGTGCGGCATCCCCGCGTCGCGCTGCAGCTCGCGGTCGAGGGTCTCCATGAGCGCACGGGTGGCGGTGAGGTACGCGCGCCAGGTGTGCTGCTCGTCGGCGTCCAGCCAGCGGGTCATGACCGCCATCATAGGACAAGTGGTTGAGCGTTCAACCAGACCACGCTAGCGTGGACGCCATGGGAATCCACCGCCTCAACCACGCCGTCCTCTACGTCGGTGACCTGGCCCGCAGCATCACCTTCTACCGTGACGTGCTCGGCTTCCGCGTGGTGCCGATGACCCCGGACGGGTTCCGCGGCGCCGCCTTCCTCCAGGCCCCCGGCTCCACCAACGACCACGACCTCGGCCTGTTCGAGGTCGGCCGGGGCGCCGGGCGCTCCACCGCCGGCCGGGCCACCGTCGGCCTCTACCACCTGGCCTGGGAGGTCGACACCCTCGACGAGCTGGCCGCCACCGCCGAGCGGCTGGCCGCTGCCGGCGCCCTGGTCGGCAGCTCCGACCACGGCACCACGAAGAGCCTCTACGGGCAGGACCCGGACGGGCTGGAGTTCGAGGTCGTCTGGCTGGTCCCCGCCGACCGGCTCGACGACGCCGCGCTGGCCGCCCGCAAGCGCATCGGCCGGCTCGACCTCGACCGCGAGCGGCAGCGCTACGGCGGCCAGACCCGCGGCGGCATCGGGATCTCCGTACCGGCCTGACCGGCACGCGCCGGCGCGGCGACCGGGGTGCGGCGACCGGGGTGCGGCGCTGGCCCGGCGGATCGGGGGTGTGGCGACCGGGGTGCGGCGCTGGCCCGGCGGATCGGGGGTGCGCCGTGCCCGGGCGCGCGCCGGTGCGGTAGAACGTCAGGATGCCGACCGACGCCGTTGTCCGCGAGCTGCTCGTCCGCCAGCTCGACGCCTGGTTGCCGGCCGCGCGGCAGCGCGCCCGGCGGGCCACCCTCGCCCTGGCGTACGCCGGCAGCGACGACGGCGGCGCGGACGCTGCGCTGCGGGCGGTGGCGGCGTACGCCGACCGGCTGCACGGGTTCCGCCTGACCGTGCTGGTGCTCGCCCAGGGCACCGAGGACCTGCCCGCCCGGCTCGGCGCGGTCGAGGCGGCCCTCCCCGCCGAGGTGGCGGTGCATGTGATGCCCGGCGATCCGGCGCGGCTGCCGGTGGCGCTCAAGGCCGCCGGGGCGGCCGCCGCGCCGCTGCTCACCGTGGCCCACGGGGCGGCCCGGTGCCGGCCCTGCTCGCCGCCGCCCGCACCGGCCGCCCGGCTGACCTGCTGCTGGTGGCCGAGCCCGGCGCACCCCTGCGGCCGCGGCTGTCGGCGGCGGGCTTCCCGCTGGTCGCCGAGGCCGACCTGGTGGTGGGCCCCGCCTCGGACGCGGTCGTGCCGGCCCCGGAAACGCACGGCGCGCCGCCCGGTGGGTCCGTGCTGCGGCTCGCGTTCGCGACCGGGTCGGACCGGAGCCTGACGGCGTTCAAGGACGCGCTCTGGGTGGCCGGCGAGGTCGCTTCGGCCCGCTACCGGGACCCGGCCGACCCGGGCGGACCCGCCGTCGAGGTCTCGGCCGAGCCGGACGCGGATCCGCTCGGCCGGGAACTGCTCGCCGAACTGGTCCGCACCGGTCCCCGTACGCTGACCGAGCTGCGCCGGCACACCCTCACCGAGACCCTCTACCGGGCGACGGACGCGACCCGGGCGGTAACCGCCCTGCTGGCCGCCGGTGCGGTGGCCCGAGACCCCGAGCACGGCCGGCTCGGCGGTGACGTGCTGATCATCGCCCGCCCGGGCGCCGGGTCAGCTGCCTGACCACGAGGGAGACGCCGGTGGTGATCACCCCGATGCTGAACACCATCTGGAGGCTGACGACCACGCGGGCGAACTGCCCGTGGGCGTACACGTCGCCGTACCCGACGGTGGTCAGGGTGGCCAGCGCGAAGTAGAGCGCGTCGACCCGGGTGGCCAGGCCCACGAACTGGCCCGGCGCGGTCTGCGCGATGACGTAGTCGGCGAGCGCGAAGGTGAGCAGCCCGGCGACCAGGGCCACGGCGAGGTGGACCAGCGCGCGGACCGGCACCGTACCCGGGATCTCGGGCGCGGCGAGCTGTCGGCGTACCTGGGCCGTGACCAGCCAGGCGACGGTGAGCACCAGCGCGGCCGTCCCCGCCGCGCGCAGCATCAGCCGCAGCCCGTTCGGGTCCGACCGCACCGGCACCGCAAAGTAGGCCACCACCAGCAGCGCGCACGCCAGCGACGCCCGGCGGCGCTCACGTCGGTAGGGCCGCTGCGGGGTCATGGGGCGATTGTGCGCCCGGCCGCCGCGGCGGGCCGGCCCTTCGGCCGACCCTGCTTGGGGCCGCCCTTCGGCGCGGGGGGAGGGGGGCGTCCGGCCCGGCCGGCCGGCGTCGGCGCGCAGGGCGCGCCAATACGTCGGGGCGGGGCCGAAGGGCCGGGGCCGGACCGTGGGGCGCGCCAATATGTCGGGGCGGGGCCGAAGGGCCGGGGCCGGACCGTGGGCGCGCCAATATGTCGGGGCGGGGCCGAAAGGCCGAGGCCGGACCGTGGGGCGGACCGTGGGGCGGGGCCGGACCGTGGGCGGGGCGGAATGGGGCGGGCCGGAACGTGGGGCGGGGCGGGTCGACCAACCGGCGCCCGCCCCACGTTCCGGGCGTCACGCCCGGGACTTGTCCTGCTTCCACGACAGCGGACCCGGCAGGTCGACGCGGTGCGCCCGGGTCCGCGAGTTCCAGGACCATCTGCCGATCTTCACGCTCCACGAGGAGAACCCGTTCTCGGTGAAGTTCAGGACGAGCGGGCCGAACTTCTGACGCTTGCGGAACATCAGGCCCATCGCCGGGCCTCCCTTCGTCACCTTTTCCCTGTCGTGTCGGGATCGGACATGCCCGGAACGGCGATTCGTGAAACTCGCGGGCGTCCGCACTGGACCGCGGCGCCGCCCAGGCCGCAGAATCCT is part of the Micromonospora olivasterospora genome and encodes:
- a CDS encoding HelD family protein, whose translation is MSRHSDGPGELRHDDEIGHEQEYVSMLYARLDGMREQAAERLTAELRATGGTRQAQSQRDDTVRMYAEQVEQYSAVENGLCFGRLDTDDGARRYVGRIGIFDTGGDYDPLLMDWRAPAARAFYLATAANPQGLRRRRHLRTRQRKVTAVNDEVLDLAAASPTAHEELTGEASLLAALNAGRTGRMRDIVETIQAEQDRIIRADLPGVLVVQGGPGTGKTAVALHRAAYLLYTHRQVLSSRGVLLVGPNETFLRYISQVLPALAETGVLLRTQGDLFPGVNARRAEPAEVAALKGRAELAEVLAAAVRDRQWVPDEPLEIEVEREVLRLDPETVRAARDRVRRAGRPHNLARALFDVEIVHALADQVAERIGADPLGGENLLEEADRAEIRRELREEAEVRATLDQLWPVLTPQRLLADLYADPARIAVAAPGLTDAERALLHRAPGGGWTPADVPLLDEAAELLGEDERAAEARRARVRALQREYAEGVLEIARGSRSIDVEDEADGGEILGVTDLLDADRLLERQEEGDRLTTAQRAAADRRWAFGHVIVDEAQELSPMAWRLLMRRCPSRSMTIVGDVAQTGALAGTGSWADALEPYVAQRWRLEELTVSYRTPAEIMAVAARVLAEIDPHLSPPRSVRESGVPPWDRTVPAGRLAAALTDAAVAEAAALTDGRLGVIVPAGRVDELGAAVVATLPEAAVGEQPELESRVVVLTVGQAKGLEFDSVLVADPERIVAESPRGHSDLYVALTRATQRLGVLRAG
- a CDS encoding SGNH/GDSL hydrolase family protein, which gives rise to MLLGAGQRIVFIGDSITDCGRRDGAAPYGDGYVSLVHAFVTARHPELGLTWVNRGISGNTVRDLAARWESDAIGERPDWLSVMIGINDIWRAFTPGRGAEAVPIDEYERTLRVLLRRAVDATGCRLVLADPFLIEPDVDEPQRAQTDRYAAVVAALAKDFEAVHVPTQAAFDRVLAHTPPGHWAPDRVHPALPGHAVIADAFLSTLTP
- a CDS encoding tetratricopeptide repeat protein translates to MPSGFGDLTVQASHLVSAGDLAGAQQLLSDALSDADPRPERASPELADAAGLQARVLVALGEPHSARGWAAFAYAAATRLHGRADPRTVSAAATLAAVLHRVGSYARAARLYADVIIELTASDGPESLRVLAAHADLATVEYARGQCRVARDRLQDAWELHREVYGDGHPSGIKMLARLGSMRRDCGEFAEAHDNLALARELCRRHLAPDDPLAVQVSALARAAANPAHVCAGPGPAETEAPPVPPEREPPVVPAARVPPPAEGPPTYQPTWPADDDPHPPGVPTPRLPPEASAGHGGADDPPGTGEDDARLGRHTDPDDPATGQDDEAWPRSHPAPDGSAPAWDDEAWPRSPATPGDPTPERDNDAWPPAHDPSAVGGDDAWLRRHDAPEAPAPAEDGDPWLRRHGAPDGPDAPDDDRWASRPGWPAEGAVPPGVVGLAARGGQPPTGGAAERTGVRAVRPSAAPPEPSRLLPVLVPRPPAPPPRRLTPLVLVGGVAVVVLGTAAVVAGVARVDSPRTGPGPSATAPAGPGRRARRRIPARQAARRPPPRRARLPAGSPCGTTGTTSRCVGRTRPGRAGRW
- a CDS encoding MarR family winged helix-turn-helix transcriptional regulator, yielding MAVMTRWLDADEQHTWRAYLTATRALMETLDRELQRDAGMPHAYYEVLVRLSEAPGRRLRMSELADATGSSRSRLSHAATRLEASGWVRREACPTDRRGQVAVLTDAGFAALAAAAPGHVEGVRRHLFDALSPAQVDQLRRISETMVDHLTG
- a CDS encoding VOC family protein → MGIHRLNHAVLYVGDLARSITFYRDVLGFRVVPMTPDGFRGAAFLQAPGSTNDHDLGLFEVGRGAGRSTAGRATVGLYHLAWEVDTLDELAATAERLAAAGALVGSSDHGTTKSLYGQDPDGLEFEVVWLVPADRLDDAALAARKRIGRLDLDRERQRYGGQTRGGIGISVPA
- a CDS encoding potassium channel family protein, whose translation is MTPQRPYRRERRRASLACALLVVAYFAVPVRSDPNGLRLMLRAAGTAALVLTVAWLVTAQVRRQLAAPEIPGTVPVRALVHLAVALVAGLLTFALADYVIAQTAPGQFVGLATRVDALYFALATLTTVGYGDVYAHGQFARVVVSLQMVFSIGVITTGVSLVVRQLTRRPGGR
- a CDS encoding DUF4236 domain-containing protein, which produces MGLMFRKRQKFGPLVLNFTENGFSSWSVKIGRWSWNSRTRAHRVDLPGPLSWKQDKSRA